Proteins encoded in a region of the Brevefilum fermentans genome:
- a CDS encoding uroporphyrinogen decarboxylase family protein, which translates to MLPLDRVEKSLAHQTPDRVPLALWGGSYGIVDPLYLSLLEKFNLGEPTAPFRQGHTINYMDDRILDALGTDTRYIWPGASPSSPTHPDGDLIFDDFGQPWRQTYPYYSATDGLLKNSTSLSDIHNKVHWPDVNDPKWTRGVLERAKAIADSGYFIIGRMVVSHGPYQMACDLRGMENFMIDMMIQPDFAIALLDRVTDTICGLTSNYLEAAGDVMHMIELPGDDYAANDNLVFSPKLFRKMIRPCVEKIVKTIRTIRPDIKIMLHSDGAIGKLVPDFIEMGIDVLHPLEPVSGMDPAQIKRTYGDSICFLGGVDISHALPGTLDDVRRDVDRCIRDLAPGGGYIMAPCNHLQSDIPSENIIEMYGYAKIAGIYSR; encoded by the coding sequence ATGTTACCTTTAGACCGAGTAGAAAAAAGTTTGGCACACCAGACCCCGGATAGAGTGCCCCTGGCGCTTTGGGGTGGCTCATATGGCATTGTAGATCCCCTGTATCTGTCATTGCTGGAAAAATTCAATCTCGGTGAGCCTACCGCACCGTTTCGTCAAGGTCACACCATCAATTACATGGATGATCGCATTTTGGATGCACTGGGAACAGATACCCGCTATATTTGGCCTGGAGCATCACCGAGTAGCCCAACCCACCCTGACGGTGATTTAATCTTTGACGATTTTGGGCAACCCTGGCGGCAAACCTATCCCTATTATTCGGCAACCGATGGCTTGCTGAAAAACTCAACTTCACTTTCGGATATTCATAACAAGGTTCATTGGCCAGATGTTAATGATCCCAAATGGACCCGGGGAGTCCTTGAAAGGGCTAAAGCCATAGCAGACAGTGGTTATTTCATTATTGGGCGCATGGTGGTCTCACATGGACCCTACCAAATGGCTTGCGACCTGCGTGGAATGGAAAATTTTATGATCGACATGATGATCCAACCCGATTTTGCAATTGCGCTGCTTGACCGGGTCACCGATACCATTTGCGGTTTGACAAGTAATTATTTAGAAGCTGCTGGAGATGTAATGCACATGATCGAGCTCCCCGGTGACGATTATGCGGCGAATGACAACCTGGTTTTTTCACCGAAATTATTCCGAAAGATGATTCGACCTTGTGTTGAAAAGATCGTTAAAACAATTCGCACAATTCGTCCTGACATAAAAATCATGCTGCATTCAGATGGGGCAATTGGAAAGCTTGTGCCTGATTTTATTGAAATGGGTATCGATGTTTTACACCCGCTTGAACCCGTCTCTGGGATGGACCCAGCACAGATTAAGCGTACTTATGGCGACTCGATCTGCTTTTTGGGCGGAGTGGATATCTCCCATGCCCTACCCGGTACGCTTGATGATGTACGCAGAGATGTCGATCGTTGCATTCGGGATCTTGCACCAGGCGGAGGGTATATCATGGCTCCATGCAATCACCTGCAATCGGATATCCCTTCAGAAAACATCATTGAAATGTATGGCTATGCGAAAATAGCGGGAATTTATTCCCGATAG
- a CDS encoding ROK family protein, whose amino-acid sequence MTDLILGIEIGGTKLQLSLGTPEGEIVASTKGFVDVSTGSVGIRQWLLEQIPNFIGSSGYSNSRIAAIGCGFGGPIDQRRGRVLKSVQIKGWKDFPLKEWFEEAFKLPTWIENDSNAATWGEYCLGFGVGCQHFFYTNIGSGVGGGFVLNGSLFDREGFGAGEFGHTYVPNLINQKLSEPVKIENICSGWAIEQRLRQPGYVPASSLLYMLADGNVGQISTSNLGEAAQQGDTFALAEIDLVAHALGIGLANVLCLTNVERIAIGGGVSNLGELLIDRVRKYTDQYIFVISEGRYQIQRSFLGESIVVVGAILLASKLL is encoded by the coding sequence GTGACAGATTTAATCCTTGGAATTGAAATCGGTGGTACCAAACTCCAGTTATCCTTGGGCACTCCCGAAGGCGAGATTGTCGCCAGCACCAAAGGATTTGTTGATGTCAGCACGGGCAGCGTTGGGATTCGTCAATGGCTATTGGAACAAATTCCAAATTTCATTGGCTCTTCGGGTTACTCAAACTCTCGAATCGCTGCAATTGGGTGTGGATTTGGCGGTCCGATCGATCAAAGACGTGGCAGGGTCTTGAAATCTGTCCAGATCAAAGGCTGGAAAGACTTCCCTTTGAAAGAATGGTTTGAAGAGGCTTTTAAACTCCCGACATGGATTGAAAATGATTCCAACGCAGCAACCTGGGGTGAATATTGCCTCGGATTTGGTGTTGGTTGCCAGCATTTTTTCTACACAAATATCGGGAGCGGCGTCGGAGGCGGATTTGTATTAAACGGGTCTTTGTTTGATCGTGAGGGATTTGGCGCCGGTGAATTTGGGCATACCTATGTTCCTAATCTGATCAATCAAAAGCTGAGCGAACCGGTGAAAATCGAAAATATATGTTCCGGATGGGCCATTGAACAGCGTTTGCGACAACCTGGCTATGTTCCAGCGTCATCCCTCCTATATATGCTTGCAGATGGTAATGTGGGACAGATCTCCACCAGCAATCTCGGAGAAGCCGCCCAACAGGGGGACACTTTTGCCCTTGCTGAAATTGACCTTGTAGCCCACGCTCTTGGTATCGGATTGGCAAATGTGCTCTGTTTAACCAATGTTGAGCGTATAGCGATCGGGGGCGGTGTCTCTAACCTGGGTGAGCTGTTAATTGATCGTGTGCGCAAGTACACTGATCAGTATATCTTTGTCATCAGCGAGGGGAGATACCAGATACAACGCAGCTTTCTTGGGGAATCAATTGTAGTCGTTGGCGCAATTTTATTGGCGAGCAAATTGTTGTAG
- a CDS encoding Gfo/Idh/MocA family protein, whose amino-acid sequence MTINIGVIGAGKIVRVRHLPEIQSNPLARIAAICDVVEARAKEMALEYDCKAYFDYQQMLLDPGIDAVIVAATNTTHAEMSIAALQAGKHVLCEKPMATSLSDARKMLDAAKATGKQLMIAQNQRLEPAHVKAREIIQSGELGKILSFTTIFGHPGCEYWAIDGKNTWFFRSEIAGMGVLGDLAVHKLDLMRFLLDDDYTSASATIDTLAKAFPDGTPITVEDNAICTMQTAKGALGSVITSWTYQVELNRTSIYGEKGVMEIYSDPEFPLIVQKSPETGTYFRLGKKSTNIEQVKSGIIDAFVNAIDEGTDVPIPGIEGYKALEALMACYQSAKSGKRVKIGT is encoded by the coding sequence ATGACGATTAACATCGGAGTTATTGGTGCGGGAAAAATTGTCCGAGTGCGCCACCTACCTGAAATTCAATCAAATCCGCTTGCCAGAATAGCGGCAATTTGTGATGTCGTCGAAGCGCGCGCCAAAGAAATGGCTCTTGAATATGATTGCAAAGCATATTTTGATTACCAACAAATGCTCCTTGATCCCGGCATTGATGCGGTTATCGTCGCAGCGACCAACACGACCCATGCAGAGATGTCTATTGCTGCCCTCCAGGCGGGTAAACACGTGCTATGTGAAAAACCAATGGCTACATCTCTGTCGGACGCTCGAAAAATGCTGGATGCTGCGAAAGCAACCGGTAAGCAGTTGATGATTGCGCAAAACCAGCGTCTTGAACCGGCCCATGTCAAAGCAAGAGAAATAATTCAGTCAGGCGAGTTAGGAAAAATCTTGTCTTTCACAACCATTTTTGGACACCCGGGCTGCGAATATTGGGCGATTGACGGAAAAAACACCTGGTTCTTCAGAAGCGAGATTGCTGGGATGGGTGTTTTAGGCGATTTGGCGGTCCATAAATTGGATTTAATGCGATTTCTTCTCGATGATGACTACACATCAGCTTCAGCCACGATAGATACATTGGCAAAAGCCTTTCCTGATGGTACACCCATCACTGTTGAAGACAACGCAATCTGCACCATGCAGACAGCAAAAGGCGCTCTGGGTTCCGTTATCACAAGCTGGACCTACCAGGTTGAATTAAACCGAACCTCAATTTATGGAGAAAAAGGCGTTATGGAAATTTATTCAGACCCTGAATTTCCTCTGATTGTTCAGAAAAGCCCTGAAACCGGCACTTACTTTCGCCTTGGTAAGAAATCAACCAATATTGAGCAGGTTAAATCGGGTATAATCGACGCTTTCGTAAATGCGATCGATGAGGGCACCGATGTTCCCATACCCGGAATTGAGGGTTACAAAGCACTTGAAGCGCTGATGGCCTGTTATCAGTCTGCAAAATCCGGAAAACGAGTCAAAATCGGGACTTAA
- a CDS encoding substrate-binding domain-containing protein, giving the protein MKKLTKTISILVLLGIMVGMLAACAPKAVDKPETPSVEEPAVEAPEETGAPFTIGVSNPFISSEYRTQMIDNLITINEEYKALGLTKDLVIENFDTDVAGQIEQIENLINAGVDAMLVNPGDAVALNQILEEAVNMGILVFSIDQEIEAKGVINVGHNQYEWARISAAWLAENLKEGNVVQIEGFIGHPANDLRMAAVADVFSDYPGIKVLASESGFWDEATGQQVMSDFLAAYPNIDGYWTQDGMAIGALEAIIAANPDPLPLGVGEARVKFLQLWAEMLKKDPDYKTIAVANAPGVNATALRIAVEMLLGKELDKSILSGQFGSTVVIDVPIVVTPENFDEVYKEYVASGKYPDSYLLDGIMTRDEVLKAFFK; this is encoded by the coding sequence ATGAAGAAATTAACAAAAACAATATCAATCCTCGTCCTTCTCGGCATTATGGTCGGCATGCTGGCAGCTTGTGCTCCAAAAGCCGTTGATAAACCAGAGACACCCTCTGTCGAGGAACCCGCTGTTGAGGCACCCGAAGAAACAGGAGCCCCCTTCACCATTGGTGTATCAAACCCCTTCATCAGCAGCGAATATCGCACCCAGATGATCGACAACCTGATCACCATCAACGAAGAATACAAAGCTCTGGGTCTGACCAAAGATCTGGTCATCGAGAACTTTGACACAGACGTTGCTGGGCAGATCGAACAAATCGAAAATCTGATCAACGCAGGCGTAGACGCCATGCTGGTCAATCCTGGCGATGCTGTTGCCCTCAACCAGATCCTTGAGGAAGCTGTTAACATGGGCATCCTGGTCTTTTCAATCGATCAGGAAATCGAAGCAAAAGGCGTTATCAACGTTGGTCATAACCAGTACGAATGGGCACGCATCAGCGCTGCATGGTTGGCAGAAAACCTGAAGGAAGGCAATGTCGTCCAGATTGAAGGTTTCATTGGTCACCCTGCCAATGACCTGCGAATGGCTGCCGTTGCCGATGTCTTTTCGGATTACCCGGGTATCAAAGTTCTGGCCAGCGAGTCAGGTTTCTGGGATGAAGCCACCGGCCAGCAGGTTATGTCAGACTTCTTGGCTGCCTACCCCAACATTGACGGTTACTGGACTCAGGATGGTATGGCTATCGGTGCTTTGGAGGCGATCATTGCTGCTAACCCCGATCCATTACCGCTGGGTGTTGGAGAAGCCCGCGTGAAGTTCCTCCAGCTTTGGGCTGAAATGTTGAAGAAAGACCCCGACTACAAGACCATTGCTGTTGCAAACGCTCCTGGTGTCAACGCTACCGCATTGCGAATTGCTGTTGAAATGCTGTTGGGTAAGGAACTGGACAAATCGATCCTGAGCGGACAATTTGGCTCTACCGTTGTCATCGATGTCCCGATTGTTGTGACACCGGAAAACTTTGATGAGGTTTACAAAGAATACGTCGCCTCTGGCAAATATCCGGATTCCTACTTATTGGATGGCATCATGACCCGTGACGAGGTTTTGAAAGCTTTCTTTAAATAA
- a CDS encoding sugar ABC transporter ATP-binding protein, with protein sequence MENLCLKTIEIQKRFGGVRALIDGSIEVREGEVLALVGSNGSGKSTLAKIITGVLDQDYGQINYFDQQVKFSNPMTAQKAGIMAVHQDLSLVPSLTVAQNIWLANEPLTKAGFIDNQAMHTATNKLLDLFENTFQASLHPEAIVSTLPPDEKQIVEILKAVSRDPKLIIFDEATASLDSNQVNCLFKVIKQLKQDKKALVFISHRMDEIFRIADRAVVLRNGRTVGETLISATNEKAIVKMMVGSEGIFEKDSAALVDLSQVGTALVVENVENAKLKGVSFSIKKGELVGIGGLRGQGQSALLHTLFGNEPFTGQILLFNKAINFKHPKDAMGENVAFIPGDRATEGLLMIRSILENLHLPNWRKYAKPLLNLNQAKIDAKKASQQLNLVMDSLESPISNLSGGNAQKVVIGKWLLRNPSFLLLDDPTKGVDVGTKAEFYQLLKELTLSGTTILFYSSDDQELLDLCPRVLVMQDGSIKADLYDEFLTEENLIAASMGAHETVSNNEEYAHA encoded by the coding sequence ATGGAAAATCTTTGTCTAAAAACAATAGAAATTCAAAAACGATTTGGCGGCGTAAGGGCATTAATCGACGGATCTATTGAAGTCAGGGAAGGCGAAGTATTGGCTTTAGTTGGATCAAACGGTAGCGGAAAAAGTACGCTGGCAAAGATCATTACCGGAGTTTTAGATCAGGATTATGGTCAAATAAACTATTTTGATCAGCAGGTGAAGTTCTCAAACCCCATGACGGCCCAAAAAGCTGGTATTATGGCTGTTCATCAAGACCTGAGCCTGGTACCATCTCTGACCGTCGCTCAGAACATCTGGCTTGCCAATGAACCCCTGACTAAAGCTGGTTTCATTGACAATCAAGCGATGCACACAGCCACGAATAAGCTTTTAGATCTGTTTGAAAACACGTTTCAAGCCAGCCTGCACCCCGAAGCGATTGTGAGTACCCTACCCCCTGATGAGAAACAAATCGTTGAAATATTAAAAGCCGTCAGCCGCGATCCAAAGCTGATAATTTTTGATGAAGCAACCGCCAGTCTAGACAGCAATCAGGTCAATTGTTTATTTAAAGTTATCAAACAGCTTAAACAGGACAAGAAAGCTCTGGTTTTTATCTCGCACCGTATGGATGAAATCTTTCGAATTGCGGATCGCGCGGTTGTTTTAAGAAACGGACGGACCGTTGGGGAAACTCTCATTTCTGCAACCAACGAAAAAGCAATTGTAAAAATGATGGTTGGTAGCGAAGGAATATTTGAGAAAGACAGTGCTGCACTTGTTGATCTCAGCCAGGTTGGGACGGCTTTGGTTGTTGAGAATGTTGAAAATGCAAAACTAAAGGGCGTTAGTTTTTCGATCAAAAAGGGTGAGCTGGTCGGCATCGGCGGATTGCGCGGTCAAGGACAGAGTGCTTTGCTACATACCCTATTCGGGAATGAACCCTTTACAGGCCAGATCTTATTATTTAACAAAGCAATCAATTTCAAGCATCCGAAAGACGCCATGGGTGAAAATGTCGCTTTTATTCCAGGAGATCGCGCAACGGAAGGGTTATTGATGATCCGCTCTATCCTGGAGAATCTCCACCTCCCAAACTGGCGTAAATATGCTAAACCTTTATTGAATCTCAACCAGGCGAAAATTGATGCAAAAAAAGCGAGCCAGCAGCTCAACCTGGTAATGGATTCGCTTGAGTCGCCAATCAGCAATCTCTCGGGTGGAAATGCTCAAAAAGTGGTTATTGGCAAATGGCTCCTGCGCAACCCAAGCTTTCTGCTGTTAGATGACCCGACAAAAGGCGTCGATGTAGGAACAAAAGCAGAATTTTATCAACTTTTAAAAGAATTAACTCTTTCAGGGACAACAATCCTGTTTTATAGCTCCGATGATCAGGAACTCCTTGATCTATGCCCCCGGGTGCTGGTAATGCAGGATGGGAGCATCAAAGCCGATCTTTACGACGAGTTTTTGACGGAAGAGAATCTGATTGCAGCCAGTATGGGCGCTCATGAGACGGTGAGTAACAACGAGGAATACGCACATGCCTGA
- a CDS encoding ABC transporter permease has translation MPDKKNKNIINWFRAFNKKHAIGVPFILLAVSTVLFFSLQTNVFQPGTIGRLTNSNFRTWLPVLLLTMGQTLVLIGGGLDLSNGSIVSVGNVILALHVTSADEPWHNLAIVALVIGFGLAAGFLNGILTVYLGLQPVIVTFATSFIYAGLALLLLPSPGGAIPREYTNYYRNTHYLGIPISLIILIVFLLIWEFFRLRKYGRFLYAVGGNPRAAYTTGVPVTWMKISTYILSGFLASLGAISYSLLTGSGFSGSGADMMLPSITGAIIGGVSFSGGSGSLLGAIFGGIVLGNIRRIISIVKVDSWAVTLINALVILFALAAPGFINLLRRKK, from the coding sequence ATGCCTGATAAGAAGAACAAAAATATTATCAACTGGTTCAGAGCATTTAACAAAAAACATGCGATCGGTGTTCCATTCATTTTACTGGCCGTTTCCACAGTTCTTTTCTTTTCTCTGCAAACCAATGTATTTCAACCAGGCACCATCGGACGATTAACGAACAGCAATTTCCGCACCTGGCTGCCAGTTTTGCTGTTAACCATGGGACAAACACTGGTGTTAATTGGCGGCGGGTTGGATCTTTCCAATGGATCGATTGTCTCCGTTGGCAATGTAATTCTTGCTTTGCATGTGACAAGCGCTGATGAGCCGTGGCATAACCTGGCGATTGTTGCATTGGTCATTGGTTTCGGCTTAGCTGCGGGATTCCTTAATGGCATTCTAACCGTTTATTTAGGTCTGCAACCTGTCATCGTCACCTTTGCCACCAGTTTCATCTATGCTGGTCTGGCTCTATTACTCCTCCCCTCGCCCGGAGGAGCGATTCCCAGGGAATACACAAATTATTATCGTAATACGCACTATTTGGGTATTCCGATATCACTGATCATCCTGATTGTTTTTTTACTGATTTGGGAATTTTTCAGGCTTCGGAAATATGGCCGTTTTCTTTATGCTGTTGGCGGTAATCCAAGAGCAGCTTATACTACCGGCGTGCCCGTGACCTGGATGAAGATTTCTACCTATATTCTTTCGGGCTTCCTGGCATCACTGGGCGCTATTTCTTACAGCCTTCTAACTGGATCGGGGTTCTCCGGAAGCGGGGCAGATATGATGCTTCCCTCAATTACAGGCGCAATTATCGGAGGTGTCTCCTTTAGCGGTGGTTCAGGGTCATTGCTTGGTGCCATTTTTGGCGGAATTGTTTTAGGAAACATCCGAAGGATCATCTCTATTGTCAAAGTAGATTCTTGGGCTGTTACTTTGATCAATGCCCTGGTGATCCTGTTTGCCCTGGCTGCTCCAGGTTTCATTAATTTGTTGCGCAGGAAAAAATAA
- a CDS encoding ABC transporter permease: MNESEVSNNSNKSIKKAIKISPPLIAMLIAVVLFLLSGLLPAGYSTLQGAIRQALNILRLASFIAIIGAGQTLVIISGGEGIDLSAAPIVTVGALLTYMIINGQNYLILPVLLLVILIGAAIGLLNGLGVTYLKISPFVMTLVMSGVVQGALILWTKGYYDGKVAPIMTQLVARDLIWGIPGMIFIWIIIGILMTLLLERTRYGKQLFAIGVNRTAARLSGVKVNRMVILTYVLAGAMAAFSGFLLVGYTQNAGPNLGNQYLFPSIIAVAIGGTQMSGGKGSYIGTIAGAIVIQLISSLLTTMQLPQALQQIIYGSLLVVILIIYGREKGLRS, encoded by the coding sequence ATGAACGAATCTGAAGTATCAAATAACAGCAATAAAAGCATAAAAAAGGCGATCAAGATTTCTCCCCCGCTAATTGCTATGCTCATTGCCGTCGTGTTGTTTCTATTAAGCGGATTGCTTCCCGCTGGTTACAGCACTCTCCAAGGTGCTATTCGTCAAGCATTGAATATCTTGCGCCTGGCATCTTTCATTGCCATCATTGGCGCAGGACAAACGCTGGTCATCATCTCTGGAGGTGAAGGAATTGACCTTTCTGCTGCGCCAATTGTTACCGTAGGTGCTTTGCTAACCTATATGATTATCAACGGGCAGAATTATTTGATCTTGCCTGTATTATTGCTGGTGATTTTAATTGGGGCTGCTATTGGCTTGCTCAACGGCCTGGGGGTCACCTATCTAAAAATATCGCCCTTTGTGATGACACTGGTCATGTCAGGTGTCGTGCAAGGCGCGTTGATTTTATGGACGAAAGGCTACTATGATGGCAAAGTGGCACCAATTATGACCCAATTGGTCGCGCGTGATCTGATCTGGGGCATTCCAGGTATGATCTTTATCTGGATTATTATCGGTATCTTGATGACTCTCTTGTTGGAGCGAACACGTTACGGAAAACAGTTGTTTGCAATCGGTGTTAACCGCACTGCAGCAAGGTTGTCTGGTGTAAAAGTTAACCGAATGGTAATCTTAACATATGTGCTGGCAGGCGCTATGGCAGCATTCTCGGGCTTCTTACTGGTCGGTTACACTCAAAATGCAGGACCCAACCTGGGCAACCAATACCTGTTCCCTTCAATTATCGCTGTAGCGATCGGTGGCACACAAATGTCAGGTGGCAAAGGGTCATATATAGGCACAATTGCCGGGGCAATCGTCATTCAGCTCATCTCCAGTTTGTTGACCACTATGCAACTTCCACAGGCGTTACAGCAAATTATTTATGGCTCATTGCTGGTTGTTATCCTCATCATTTATGGTCGCGAAAAAGGGTTGCGTTCATAA
- a CDS encoding Gfo/Idh/MocA family protein — protein MHKISMLGAGFIGMFYTKTIQRSRSKDVVSMVYNRTPENAKTFAETYNIPRWTGDMDEAINDPETDVVVVALPNHQHKEAIIKAAQAGKAVLCTKPLARTGKEAKEILDAVEKAGVFHGYLEDLVYTPKTLKALDFVRKGALGRILWARSRETHPGPHAPWFFDKELAGGGALVDMGCHCAEICRSFIGKDIRPVEAMGHLDTMVHPIAAEDFSIGLVRFENGAIAQIESNWTFRGGMDLRDEISGTEGTIWLNHWLRTGFEVFTTAGTKGYVSEKSEAEIGWLFPVGNEEDGLGYIEMFNDMFDAIDEKRKPVEDFYDGYVINCILDAIYKSGETGKWEPVEIEDWRGGKHEKVKTTKDYDDEHILIKDEIMPDGKHKFIIQHKETGRVSEIVK, from the coding sequence ATGCACAAAATTAGTATGTTAGGCGCTGGATTTATCGGGATGTTTTACACAAAAACCATCCAGAGAAGTCGCTCAAAAGACGTTGTTTCTATGGTCTACAATCGCACGCCAGAAAACGCGAAAACCTTTGCTGAGACTTACAATATCCCCCGGTGGACTGGCGACATGGATGAAGCCATCAACGATCCTGAAACCGATGTGGTCGTCGTTGCCCTCCCCAACCATCAACACAAAGAAGCGATCATCAAAGCAGCTCAAGCTGGAAAAGCAGTGCTATGTACAAAACCTCTGGCACGAACTGGAAAAGAAGCCAAGGAAATTTTGGACGCCGTTGAAAAGGCTGGTGTTTTCCACGGATACTTGGAAGATTTGGTCTATACCCCTAAAACGTTAAAAGCGCTTGATTTTGTCCGTAAAGGAGCTTTAGGACGCATTTTATGGGCGCGCTCCCGTGAAACCCACCCTGGACCGCATGCACCCTGGTTCTTCGATAAAGAACTGGCCGGAGGCGGAGCACTGGTAGACATGGGCTGTCATTGCGCAGAAATCTGTCGAAGTTTTATTGGCAAGGATATACGTCCCGTTGAGGCGATGGGCCACCTCGACACCATGGTGCATCCAATTGCTGCTGAAGATTTCTCCATCGGTCTTGTACGCTTCGAAAACGGCGCCATTGCTCAAATTGAATCAAACTGGACCTTTCGCGGAGGCATGGACCTGCGTGACGAAATTTCCGGAACTGAAGGCACCATCTGGTTGAATCACTGGCTCCGAACTGGCTTTGAAGTCTTCACCACAGCAGGTACTAAAGGCTATGTTTCAGAAAAATCTGAAGCTGAGATCGGCTGGTTGTTCCCTGTTGGAAATGAGGAAGATGGGCTGGGATACATTGAAATGTTCAACGATATGTTTGATGCAATCGATGAAAAACGCAAGCCTGTTGAAGACTTTTATGACGGTTACGTGATTAACTGCATTCTCGACGCGATTTACAAATCGGGCGAAACCGGCAAATGGGAACCTGTGGAAATTGAAGACTGGCGTGGCGGCAAGCACGAAAAAGTCAAAACCACAAAGGATTATGACGACGAACACATCTTGATCAAAGACGAAATTATGCCCGATGGCAAACACAAATTTATCATCCAACACAAAGAAACCGGTCGGGTGTCCGAAATCGTCAAATAA
- a CDS encoding HAD family hydrolase has protein sequence MLNQNSIEIITPGIPQGTIKFALFDFDGTISLIREGWQQIMIPMMVEILLSTPRHENREEIEQVVRAYVAKTTGKQTIYQMIRLAEEVELRGGTPEDPLTYKQRYHDLLMERIIHRLDGLREGKIQPNDLMVPGALNALKQVTQDGIVCFLASGTDENYVFDEANLLEVDHFFQGIYGAQDNYESFSKRMVIQKIIQENHLSGPELIAFGDGYVEIEDTKAAGGIAIGLATDEANRSGVDEWKRDRLIASGADVIMPDFKSFSQLWDYLMPLE, from the coding sequence TTGCTAAATCAAAACAGTATTGAGATTATTACCCCGGGGATTCCACAAGGAACCATCAAATTCGCCCTGTTTGACTTTGATGGCACCATTTCGCTGATCCGCGAAGGCTGGCAACAAATCATGATTCCGATGATGGTAGAAATTTTGCTGTCAACACCCCGCCATGAAAACCGCGAGGAGATTGAACAGGTTGTTCGTGCCTATGTAGCAAAAACAACGGGCAAACAAACCATCTATCAGATGATTCGCCTTGCTGAAGAAGTAGAGCTGCGTGGAGGCACACCTGAAGACCCACTGACCTATAAACAACGCTATCATGACCTGTTGATGGAACGCATTATTCACCGATTGGATGGTTTACGCGAGGGGAAGATCCAACCCAACGACTTGATGGTCCCTGGCGCCTTGAATGCCTTAAAGCAGGTCACACAGGATGGTATCGTGTGTTTTCTGGCTTCAGGCACCGATGAAAACTACGTGTTTGATGAAGCCAATCTGCTGGAAGTCGATCACTTTTTTCAGGGTATTTACGGGGCTCAGGATAATTACGAATCTTTTTCTAAACGAATGGTCATTCAAAAGATCATTCAGGAAAATCACCTAAGCGGACCTGAACTGATTGCATTTGGCGATGGATATGTTGAAATTGAAGATACTAAAGCAGCTGGAGGTATCGCCATCGGTCTGGCAACGGATGAAGCCAACCGTTCAGGGGTGGATGAATGGAAACGTGACCGTCTGATTGCTTCCGGTGCTGATGTGATTATGCCGGATTTCAAATCTTTCTCCCAGCTTTGGGATTACTTAATGCCACTGGAATAA